Proteins from one Paraburkholderia sp. BL10I2N1 genomic window:
- a CDS encoding GtrA family protein has protein sequence MTRVHAVVKQSFFSKDFLMFLLTGGFAAAVNWGSRIVYNIWVPYSVAIVVAYITGMITAFILAKLFVFTKSTQSTARSVFFFTLVNLVAVLQTWAVSIGLAYYLFPRVGLNWHTRDIAHLIGVAVPVFTSYLGHKKWSFKGH, from the coding sequence ATGACGCGGGTTCATGCGGTCGTCAAGCAATCCTTCTTCTCGAAGGACTTCCTGATGTTCCTCTTGACCGGCGGCTTCGCAGCCGCGGTCAACTGGGGCAGCCGAATTGTGTACAACATCTGGGTGCCCTACTCCGTTGCAATTGTCGTCGCATACATCACGGGGATGATTACGGCATTCATTTTGGCGAAGCTGTTTGTGTTCACCAAGAGCACGCAATCGACTGCGCGATCGGTTTTCTTCTTCACGCTTGTCAACCTGGTGGCCGTGCTCCAAACCTGGGCGGTAAGTATCGGCCTTGCCTATTACCTGTTTCCGCGGGTTGGATTGAACTGGCACACGCGAGACATTGCCCACCTGATCGGCGTTGCCGTCCCAGTGTTCACAAGCTATCTGGGACACAAGAAATGGTCATTCAAGGGACATTGA
- a CDS encoding NAD(P)/FAD-dependent oxidoreductase has translation MSAERIAVLGAGPMGLGAAYQLVKDGRKPIIFEADDRVGGMAACFDFGGLSIERYYHFHAISDHAFFEVLRELGIEEKMQWRETKMGYFYQGRVQPWGNPMALLKFKGLSMQAKFRYGLHAFLSTKRNDWKPLDHVEATGWIRRWIGEEAWEVLWRRLFDFKFYDYAYNLSAAWIWSRIRRIGRSRYSIFREKLGYLEGGSDTLLEGMRRYIEANGGEFRLGTPAQKVVFENGKVTGIEAGGEVLPFDKVISTIPLPYVPRLMPDLPTDILDAFRSVKNVAVVCVIAKLKKPVTDNFWLNTNDPEMDIPGIVEYTNLRPLAQHIVYVPFYVPGEHPKYQEADSVFIDKVKRYLMKINPTLKADDFIDVRASRYRFAQPICEPGFLDRLPPIQLPVKGLLVADTSYYYPEDRGISESIGLSRKMARMI, from the coding sequence ATGAGCGCAGAGCGCATTGCAGTCTTGGGCGCGGGGCCGATGGGTCTTGGCGCGGCTTATCAGCTCGTCAAGGACGGGCGCAAGCCGATCATTTTTGAAGCAGACGATCGCGTGGGCGGGATGGCGGCGTGTTTCGATTTCGGCGGCCTTTCGATTGAACGGTACTACCACTTTCACGCGATTTCGGACCACGCTTTTTTTGAAGTTCTGCGCGAACTCGGTATCGAAGAAAAAATGCAGTGGCGTGAAACGAAGATGGGTTACTTCTACCAGGGTCGCGTGCAGCCGTGGGGCAACCCGATGGCTCTCCTGAAGTTCAAGGGGCTCAGCATGCAGGCGAAATTCCGCTATGGCTTGCATGCGTTTCTGTCGACCAAGCGCAACGACTGGAAACCGCTCGATCATGTCGAGGCAACTGGCTGGATTCGCCGCTGGATCGGCGAAGAAGCGTGGGAAGTGCTGTGGCGTCGTTTGTTCGACTTCAAGTTCTACGACTACGCGTACAACCTTTCCGCAGCATGGATCTGGAGCCGCATCCGGCGCATCGGCCGTTCGCGGTACAGCATCTTCCGCGAGAAGCTCGGGTATCTCGAAGGAGGCTCCGATACGCTGCTCGAGGGCATGCGCCGTTATATCGAGGCGAACGGCGGCGAATTCCGACTCGGCACGCCGGCGCAGAAGGTGGTGTTCGAAAACGGCAAAGTGACAGGCATTGAGGCCGGAGGTGAGGTTCTGCCGTTCGACAAGGTGATCAGCACCATTCCGCTGCCCTACGTGCCGCGTCTCATGCCTGATCTACCGACCGACATTCTCGATGCGTTCCGTAGCGTCAAGAACGTGGCAGTAGTGTGCGTGATAGCCAAGCTGAAGAAGCCGGTCACCGATAATTTTTGGCTGAACACGAACGACCCTGAGATGGATATTCCGGGCATCGTCGAATACACCAACCTGCGGCCGCTGGCTCAACACATCGTCTATGTGCCGTTCTACGTTCCGGGTGAGCATCCGAAGTATCAGGAAGCCGATTCGGTGTTCATCGACAAGGTGAAGCGTTATCTGATGAAGATCAACCCGACCTTGAAGGCGGACGATTTCATCGACGTACGGGCAAGCCGGTACCGCTTCGCGCAACCTATCTGCGAGCCGGGGTTTCTGGACCGGTTGCCGCCGATCCAGTTGCCGGTTAAAGGTCTGCTGGTAGCCGATACGTCGTACTACTACCCCGAGGACCGCGGGATCTCGGAGAGTATCGGGCTGTCGCGCAAGATGGCGAGGATGATATGA
- the tnpA gene encoding IS200/IS605 family transposase has product MSRFKRASHVIWHCQYHIVWVPKYRFRVLQGPVGKEVYKCVMVFSQQLGCEVVELNVQPDHVHLLVSIPPKLSVSGLMGVLKKRTAIRIFTAFPFLKKKPYWGNHFWAKGYCVDSVGLNSEMIQKYVRFQEKEEMHQEQLQLEPGRGPSQKGR; this is encoded by the coding sequence ATGAGCAGGTTCAAGAGAGCATCGCATGTCATATGGCATTGTCAATACCACATTGTGTGGGTGCCGAAGTATCGGTTCCGTGTGCTGCAAGGTCCGGTCGGCAAAGAGGTCTACAAATGCGTGATGGTGTTCAGCCAGCAACTGGGCTGCGAGGTTGTGGAACTCAATGTTCAGCCGGACCACGTGCACCTTTTGGTGAGCATTCCGCCGAAGCTGTCGGTATCCGGATTGATGGGCGTCCTGAAAAAACGTACCGCCATACGAATTTTTACGGCCTTTCCATTTTTGAAGAAGAAACCTTATTGGGGCAATCATTTCTGGGCAAAGGGTTACTGCGTAGATTCGGTCGGCTTGAACAGCGAGATGATTCAAAAGTACGTTCGGTTCCAGGAGAAAGAAGAGATGCATCAAGAGCAGCTTCAGTTGGAACCGGGTAGAGGACCTTCTCAGAAGGGCCGCTAG